The following are encoded together in the Cynocephalus volans isolate mCynVol1 chromosome 4, mCynVol1.pri, whole genome shotgun sequence genome:
- the LOC134377305 gene encoding olfactory receptor 52M1-like, with protein MPPLNTSRPSPVTFLLMGIPGLEHLHIWIGIPFCSMYMVAVVGNVTILAVVRAERSLHEPMFLFLCMLSLTDLVLSTSTMPRMLCLFWLGAHDIAIDACLAQMFFIHSFTTMESGFFLAMAIDRYVAICDPLHHATFLTHTRITIIGIIVVVRGIAFFSPHPILLKQLPYCRTRIIAHTYCEFMAVVKLACVDTGSTKRYSLSMASIIGSCDAVLIAVSYAFILRSVFHLPSREASFKALGTCGSHVCVILVFYSTAGFSIFTHRFGKNVPAHVHIFIANMYLLVPPFLNPIVYGVRTKKIRDNVFRTLRINVA; from the coding sequence ATGCCTCCTCTCAACACTTCTCGTCCATCTCCTGTCACCTTTTTGCTGATGGGCATCCCAGGACTGGAACATCTGCACATCTGGATTGGGATTCCATTCTGCTCTATGTATATGGTGGCTGTCGTGGGGAATGTCACCATCCTGGCCGTGGTGAGGGCAGAACGCAGCCTCCACGAGCCCATGTTCCTCTTTCTGTGCATGCTCTCACTCACTGACCTGGTCCTCTCCACATCCACAATGCCCCGCATGCTCTGCCTCTTCTGGCTCGGAGCCCATGACATTGCTATTGATGCATGCCTGGCCCAAATGTTCTTCATCCACAGCTTTACTACCATGGAGTCAGGCTTCTTCCTGGCGATGGCCAttgaccgctatgtggccatctgtgaCCCACTGCACCATGCCACCTTTCTCACTCACACTCGAATCACCATAATAGGTATCATCGTGGTGGTTCGGGGCATAGCCTTCTTTTCTCCACACCCCATCCTGCTCAAGCAGCTGCCCTACTGCAGAACACGAATCATTGCCCACACCTACTGTGAGTTCATGGCTGTGGTGAAGCTGGCATGTGTAGACACAGGGTCCACCAAGCGTTACAGCCTCAGTATGGCTTCCATCATCGGTTCCTGTGATGCTGTCCTCATTGCTGTATCCTATGCCTTCATCCTCCGCTCTGTGTTCCACCTGCCATCCCGAGAAGCTAGCTTTAAGGCTCTGGGCACGTGTGGCTCCCATGTCTGTGTCATTCTTGTTTTCTATTCCACAGCAGGATTTTCTATTTTCACTCACCGTTTTGGGAAAAATGTGCCTGCacatgttcatatttttattgcaaatatgTACCTTTTGGTGCCCCCTTTTCTCAACCCCATCGTGTATGGAGTAAGGACCAAGAAAATACGTGATAATGTTTTCAGAACGCTAAGGATCAATGTTGCTTGA